DNA from Tepidamorphus gemmatus:
GTGGGGGGGTGATGCGGCCGTCGCGGCGCGCGGCCGGCACCGGGTGGCGGCCCGATCGTCGTCACAGCCCCGGAAACGCGAAGGCCGCGACGATCCTCTGCCGCCACCAGTCCGACAGCGCCACCTCGGCGACCGGCGCGTGCTCCTGGGCGTGGATGAAGCGGGCCGGCGCGGCCTCCGAGACGATCCCCACATGCCTGGCGATCATGCCGCGGCGGATGCGGAACACGACGACATCGCCCGGCGCGAGCGCGCCCGGATCGGTCTCGATCAGATGGCGCCGGGCGGTGGCGAGCAGCGTCTCGGTGCCCTGCACGCTGCCCCAGTCGCGCGAATAGGCCGGCACCTCGTCGGGTTCCGGCCCGATCATCGCGCGCCAGACGCCCCTGACCAGCCCG
Protein-coding regions in this window:
- a CDS encoding NlpC/P60 family protein; the protein is MAAASSTDAATVTRAAIVAEARTWLGTPYRHQASMKGAGCDCFGLVRGVWRAMIGPEPDEVPAYSRDWGSVQGTETLLATARRHLIETDPGALAPGDVVVFRIRRGMIARHVGIVSEAAPARFIHAQEHAPVAEVALSDWWRQRIVAAFAFPGL